Proteins co-encoded in one Anguilla anguilla isolate fAngAng1 chromosome 16, fAngAng1.pri, whole genome shotgun sequence genomic window:
- the usp3 gene encoding ubiquitin carboxyl-terminal hydrolase 3 isoform X1: MECPHLNSSVCLAVDSSRFPNGSPSSWCCSVCRSNKSPWVCLTCLNVHCGRYVNGHAKKHFEDTQSPGGSQRRCEKQEKERTQHSVCMDCSSYSTYCYRCDDFVVNDSKLGLVQKVREHLQSLENSAFVAHRHRKRKLLDGSPLNSKLLKDSGGASALCATGLRNLGNTCFMNAILQSLSNIQQFCCYFKELPAVELRSGKTAGRRMYHTRSQGDSSVSLVEEFRKTLCSLWQGSQTAFSPESLFYVVWKIMPNFRGYQQQDAHEFMRYLLDHLHLELQGGRNGAARSTLPQDGVKLPAGGKCCINGTSTVVTSIFGGVLQNEVNCLICGTESRKFDPFLDLSLDIPSQFRNKRTKNQESGPICTLRDCLRSFTDLEELDETELYVCHKCKKRQKSTKKFWIQKLPKVLCLHLKRFHWTAYLRNKIDTYVEFPVRGLDMKGYLLEPENSGPESCLYDLAAVVVHHGSGVGSGHYTAYASHEGRWFHFNDSTVTPTDEDTVVKAKAYILFYVERPAKPGAEPKL, translated from the exons ATGGAGTGCCCGCATCTCAACTCCAGTGTATGCCTTGCTGTGGATTCTTCCCGGTTCCCAAACGGCTCTCCGTCTTCCTGGTGCTGTAGCG TTTGCCGGTCAAACAAAAGCCCCTGGGTGTGTCTTACCTGCTTGAACGTGCATTGTGGAAG GTATGTGAATGGTCATGCGAAGAAGCACTTTGaggacacacagagccctggggGCAGCCAGAGGAGATGTGAGaagcaggagaaggagaggacgCAACACTCGGTCTGCATGGACTGCAGCAGTTACAGCACGTACTG CTACAGGTGCGATGACTTCGTCGTAAACGACAGCAAGCTGGGCCTGGTGCAGAAGGTGAGGGAGCACCTGCAGAGCTTGGAAAA CTCTGCGTTTGTGGCCCATCGCCATAGGAAGAGGAAGCTGCTGGATGGCTCGCCTCTCAACAGTAAGCTGCTAAAAGACAGT GGCGGAGCCTCTGCTCTCTGCGCCACCGGCCTTCGGAACCTGGGGAACACCTGCTTCATGAACGCCATCCTGCAGTCCCTCAG CAACATCCAGCAGTTCTGCTGCTATTTCAAAGAGCTGCCGGCGGTGGAGCTGCGCAGTGGGaagactgcagggaggagaaTGTACCACACCAGGAGCCAGGGGGATTCCAGTGT CTCCCTCGTGGAGGAGTTCCGGAAGACTCTCTGCTCCCTCTGGCAGGGCAGCCAGACGGCCTTCAGCCCCGAGTCCCTGTTCTACGTCGTGTGGAAAATAATGCCAAATTTCAG GGGGTACCAGCAGCAGGACGCCCACGAGTTCATGCGCTACCTGCTGGACCACCTTCACCTGGAGCTGCAGGGGGGCCGCAACGGGGCGGCCCGCTCCACCCTCCCCCAGGACGGGGTCAAGCTCCCCGCCGGGGGCAAATGCTGCAT AAATGGGACCTCCACTGTGGTCACCTCCATATTCGGCGGCGTGCTGCAGAACGAGGTCAACTGCTTGATATGTGGGACCGAATCCCGCAAGTTTGACCCATTCCTCG aCCTTTCCTTAGACATTCCCAGCCAGTTCAGAAACAAGCGAACAAAGAATCAGGAGAGCGGACCAATTTGCACCTTGCGCG ACTGCCTGCGCAGTTTCACAGACCTGGAGGAACTTGACGAAACGGAGCTCTATGTGTGCCACAAGtgtaaaaaaagacagaaatccACCAAGAAATTTTGGATCCAGAAGCTGCCGAAG GTCCTTTGCTTGCACCTGAAGCGATTTCACTGGACGGCCTATCTCAGGAACAAGATAGACACCTACGTGGAGTTCCCGGTGCGAGGCTTGGACATGAAGGGCTACTTGCTGGAG CCTGAGAACAGCGGTCCAGAGAGCTGCCTATATGACCTCGCTGCGGTGGTGGTGCATCACGGGTCTGG TGTGGGTTCGGGACACTACACTGCCTACGCCTCTCACGAGGGCCGCTGGTTCCACTTCAACGACAGCACAGTGACGCCGACGGACGAGGACACGGTGGTGAAGGCCAAGGCCTACATCCTCTTCTACGTGGAGCGGCCGGCTAAGCCAGGCGCCGAGCCCAAACTTTAA
- the usp3 gene encoding ubiquitin carboxyl-terminal hydrolase 3 isoform X2, protein MREVDSVLLISAIFHAVCRSNKSPWVCLTCLNVHCGRYVNGHAKKHFEDTQSPGGSQRRCEKQEKERTQHSVCMDCSSYSTYCYRCDDFVVNDSKLGLVQKVREHLQSLENSAFVAHRHRKRKLLDGSPLNSKLLKDSGGASALCATGLRNLGNTCFMNAILQSLSNIQQFCCYFKELPAVELRSGKTAGRRMYHTRSQGDSSVSLVEEFRKTLCSLWQGSQTAFSPESLFYVVWKIMPNFRGYQQQDAHEFMRYLLDHLHLELQGGRNGAARSTLPQDGVKLPAGGKCCINGTSTVVTSIFGGVLQNEVNCLICGTESRKFDPFLDLSLDIPSQFRNKRTKNQESGPICTLRDCLRSFTDLEELDETELYVCHKCKKRQKSTKKFWIQKLPKVLCLHLKRFHWTAYLRNKIDTYVEFPVRGLDMKGYLLEPENSGPESCLYDLAAVVVHHGSGVGSGHYTAYASHEGRWFHFNDSTVTPTDEDTVVKAKAYILFYVERPAKPGAEPKL, encoded by the exons ATGCGTGAGGTCGATTCGGTGCTGCTAATATCAGCTATATTTCACGCAG TTTGCCGGTCAAACAAAAGCCCCTGGGTGTGTCTTACCTGCTTGAACGTGCATTGTGGAAG GTATGTGAATGGTCATGCGAAGAAGCACTTTGaggacacacagagccctggggGCAGCCAGAGGAGATGTGAGaagcaggagaaggagaggacgCAACACTCGGTCTGCATGGACTGCAGCAGTTACAGCACGTACTG CTACAGGTGCGATGACTTCGTCGTAAACGACAGCAAGCTGGGCCTGGTGCAGAAGGTGAGGGAGCACCTGCAGAGCTTGGAAAA CTCTGCGTTTGTGGCCCATCGCCATAGGAAGAGGAAGCTGCTGGATGGCTCGCCTCTCAACAGTAAGCTGCTAAAAGACAGT GGCGGAGCCTCTGCTCTCTGCGCCACCGGCCTTCGGAACCTGGGGAACACCTGCTTCATGAACGCCATCCTGCAGTCCCTCAG CAACATCCAGCAGTTCTGCTGCTATTTCAAAGAGCTGCCGGCGGTGGAGCTGCGCAGTGGGaagactgcagggaggagaaTGTACCACACCAGGAGCCAGGGGGATTCCAGTGT CTCCCTCGTGGAGGAGTTCCGGAAGACTCTCTGCTCCCTCTGGCAGGGCAGCCAGACGGCCTTCAGCCCCGAGTCCCTGTTCTACGTCGTGTGGAAAATAATGCCAAATTTCAG GGGGTACCAGCAGCAGGACGCCCACGAGTTCATGCGCTACCTGCTGGACCACCTTCACCTGGAGCTGCAGGGGGGCCGCAACGGGGCGGCCCGCTCCACCCTCCCCCAGGACGGGGTCAAGCTCCCCGCCGGGGGCAAATGCTGCAT AAATGGGACCTCCACTGTGGTCACCTCCATATTCGGCGGCGTGCTGCAGAACGAGGTCAACTGCTTGATATGTGGGACCGAATCCCGCAAGTTTGACCCATTCCTCG aCCTTTCCTTAGACATTCCCAGCCAGTTCAGAAACAAGCGAACAAAGAATCAGGAGAGCGGACCAATTTGCACCTTGCGCG ACTGCCTGCGCAGTTTCACAGACCTGGAGGAACTTGACGAAACGGAGCTCTATGTGTGCCACAAGtgtaaaaaaagacagaaatccACCAAGAAATTTTGGATCCAGAAGCTGCCGAAG GTCCTTTGCTTGCACCTGAAGCGATTTCACTGGACGGCCTATCTCAGGAACAAGATAGACACCTACGTGGAGTTCCCGGTGCGAGGCTTGGACATGAAGGGCTACTTGCTGGAG CCTGAGAACAGCGGTCCAGAGAGCTGCCTATATGACCTCGCTGCGGTGGTGGTGCATCACGGGTCTGG TGTGGGTTCGGGACACTACACTGCCTACGCCTCTCACGAGGGCCGCTGGTTCCACTTCAACGACAGCACAGTGACGCCGACGGACGAGGACACGGTGGTGAAGGCCAAGGCCTACATCCTCTTCTACGTGGAGCGGCCGGCTAAGCCAGGCGCCGAGCCCAAACTTTAA